The proteins below are encoded in one region of Corynebacterium sphenisci DSM 44792:
- a CDS encoding SdpI family protein → MIAIPLILLVIAVAVGVVAAAAWTAHLPGNNYIGIRAPEARRSRENWDITHRVAGPPWAVAAVAFAAAAALAGQAIDPAASGWMWLWVAVAALAGIAMLGVGSAMGAHTIAIYQARRDAAERDSGDCCSSGGCADAPGGHDHDHGHGRGGGVCGDGRECGSCDGCDAPADGIDREALRRAARRPTPDPAPRPEAG, encoded by the coding sequence ATGATCGCCATCCCCTTGATCCTGCTGGTCATCGCCGTGGCCGTCGGCGTGGTCGCCGCCGCCGCGTGGACCGCGCACCTGCCCGGCAACAACTACATCGGGATCCGCGCCCCGGAGGCCCGCCGCTCCCGGGAGAACTGGGACATCACGCACCGGGTCGCCGGCCCGCCGTGGGCGGTGGCCGCGGTCGCCTTCGCCGCCGCCGCGGCCCTGGCCGGGCAGGCCATCGACCCGGCGGCCTCCGGCTGGATGTGGCTGTGGGTGGCCGTCGCCGCGCTCGCCGGGATCGCGATGCTCGGCGTGGGCTCGGCGATGGGCGCGCACACCATCGCCATCTACCAGGCCCGCCGCGACGCCGCCGAGCGCGACTCCGGGGACTGCTGCTCCTCCGGGGGCTGCGCCGACGCCCCCGGGGGGCACGACCACGACCACGGCCACGGCCGCGGCGGCGGGGTGTGCGGCGACGGCCGGGAATGCGGCAGCTGCGACGGCTGCGACGCGCCCGCCGACGGGATCGACCGGGAGGCGCTGCGCCGCGCCGCGCGCCGGCCCACCCCGGATCCGGCCCCCCGGCCCGAGGCCGGCTGA
- a CDS encoding bile acid:sodium symporter family protein — protein MLQRLRTWRPDPLIVLILVALALAIAFPARGAFAEGFGVATKLAIALLFFLYGARLSPREALDGLRHWRLHLTILALTFIAFPLLGLALRPLDLVLSPGLYLGVLYLTLVPSTVQSSVNFTSIARGNVAGAIVSASASNLLGIVITPVLVMLLMATGGGVRVDGSVFADISLQLLLPFAIGQLTRRWTLRLAAAKRTRNVDRISIAMVVYAAFSEGMVEGIWSTVPMTDLIVLCALSAAVVELLLRASGALARRLGFNRADRIAIQFCGSKKSLATGLPMAAVIFGGNAGVIILPLMIFHQIQLMMCAWYAARWGREAEAAAAGAAG, from the coding sequence ATGCTCCAGCGCCTGCGCACCTGGCGGCCCGACCCGCTCATCGTCCTCATCCTGGTCGCCCTGGCCCTGGCGATCGCCTTCCCGGCCCGCGGCGCCTTCGCCGAGGGCTTCGGGGTGGCCACCAAACTGGCCATCGCGCTGCTGTTCTTCCTCTACGGGGCGCGGCTGAGCCCCCGGGAGGCCCTCGACGGGCTGCGGCACTGGCGGCTGCACCTGACCATCCTGGCGCTGACCTTCATCGCCTTCCCGCTGCTCGGCCTGGCCCTGCGGCCCCTGGACCTGGTGCTCTCCCCGGGGCTGTACCTCGGGGTGCTCTACCTCACCCTGGTGCCCTCCACGGTGCAGTCCAGCGTCAACTTCACCTCCATCGCCCGGGGCAACGTCGCCGGCGCCATCGTCAGCGCCTCCGCCTCCAACCTGCTCGGCATCGTCATCACCCCGGTGCTGGTGATGCTGCTCATGGCCACCGGCGGCGGGGTGCGCGTGGACGGCTCCGTCTTCGCGGACATCTCCCTGCAGCTGCTGCTGCCCTTCGCCATCGGCCAGCTCACCCGGCGCTGGACGCTGCGCCTGGCCGCGGCCAAGCGCACCCGCAACGTGGACCGGATCTCCATCGCCATGGTGGTCTACGCCGCCTTCTCCGAGGGCATGGTGGAGGGCATCTGGTCCACGGTGCCGATGACCGACCTGATCGTGCTCTGCGCCCTGTCCGCCGCGGTGGTGGAGCTGCTGCTGCGCGCCTCCGGGGCGCTGGCCCGCCGGCTGGGCTTCAACCGGGCCGACCGGATCGCGATCCAGTTCTGCGGCTCCAAGAAGTCCCTGGCCACCGGGCTGCCCATGGCGGCGGTGATCTTCGGCGGCAATGCCGGGGTGATCATCCTGCCGCTGATGATCTTCCACCAGATCCAGCTGATGATGTGCGCCTGGTACGCCGCCCGCTGGGGCCGGGAGGCCGAGGCCGCCGCGGCCGGCGCGGCCGGCTGA
- a CDS encoding DUF695 domain-containing protein: MSSARHRPAPDADPDHGPADPQAPDPAARDAAIAGFWSWWNDGGGAALDAMFTGVGDPIDVHRAVGDRVAAVDPRLAWGFGPGGEDSRHLLTITAGGDPLVRATARRMLLAGPDDDATWAFTDFRRPDPTAAITWDGRTIDPGEASVEAMAGTTVVGVRLHHPVFAELLDGVAGPEDPAAATAEREVTQIGFMLLQLVLGEEGFGLWVGDVVLARERPEGAVALAELPGIIARVAEACPVWYGMEAVTKDLPVHVTARAPLSPLVDPLLTRHVVVQLLYSEVDAEGLPGPGSARALDEIGRAMAEAPGDEGVFVAAETSDGLRLLHFYVDPEGPGEGRIRELAAGWDQGEHAVDAADDPGWLRVAHLRA; the protein is encoded by the coding sequence ATGAGCTCAGCCCGCCACCGCCCCGCCCCCGACGCCGACCCCGACCACGGCCCCGCCGATCCGCAGGCCCCGGACCCCGCCGCCCGGGACGCCGCGATCGCCGGGTTCTGGTCCTGGTGGAACGACGGCGGCGGCGCCGCCCTGGACGCCATGTTCACCGGGGTCGGCGACCCGATCGACGTGCACCGCGCCGTCGGCGACCGCGTCGCCGCCGTGGACCCCCGCCTGGCCTGGGGCTTCGGCCCCGGCGGGGAGGACTCCCGGCATCTGCTGACGATCACCGCCGGCGGGGACCCGCTAGTGCGCGCCACCGCCCGCCGGATGCTGCTCGCCGGGCCCGATGACGACGCCACCTGGGCGTTCACCGACTTCCGCCGGCCCGACCCGACCGCCGCGATCACCTGGGACGGGCGCACCATCGACCCCGGGGAGGCCTCCGTGGAGGCGATGGCCGGCACCACCGTGGTGGGGGTGCGGCTGCACCACCCGGTGTTCGCGGAGCTGCTCGACGGGGTCGCCGGGCCGGAGGACCCGGCCGCGGCGACCGCGGAGCGGGAGGTCACCCAGATCGGCTTCATGCTGCTGCAGCTGGTCCTCGGCGAGGAGGGCTTCGGGCTGTGGGTGGGTGATGTGGTCCTCGCCCGGGAGCGCCCGGAGGGCGCCGTCGCCCTGGCGGAGCTGCCCGGGATCATCGCCCGCGTCGCCGAGGCCTGCCCGGTCTGGTACGGCATGGAGGCGGTGACCAAGGATCTGCCGGTGCACGTCACCGCCCGGGCCCCGCTGTCGCCGCTGGTGGACCCGCTGCTCACCCGGCATGTGGTGGTGCAGCTGCTGTACTCCGAGGTCGATGCCGAGGGCCTGCCCGGGCCGGGGTCGGCCCGGGCCCTGGACGAGATTGGCCGGGCGATGGCGGAGGCCCCCGGCGACGAGGGCGTGTTCGTCGCCGCGGAGACCTCCGACGGGCTGCGCCTGCTGCACTTCTACGTCGACCCGGAGGGCCCCGGGGAGGGGCGGATCCGCGAGCTCGCCGCCGGCTGGGACCAGGGCGAGCATGCGGTGGACGCCGCCGATGACCCGGGCTGGCTGCGGGTGGCGCATCTGCGCGCCTGA
- a CDS encoding YqgE/AlgH family protein, giving the protein MDSTGNLFGDRLFTSLERTEPATGMLLVAAPGMASPGFARSVIFLIEHDATGTLGVDLTTRSETPVHNVLEDWEPLMSKPPVVYIGGPVNRTQPICLGVTALGAELPEQPDPELGGAPAAQRLANRFAIVNLGAEPGVFEGRLAGARLFAGYAGWAPGQLHDELDRGDWYVAPALPSDVLAPAGADVWGDVMRRQAWPLPLYATYPEDIRDN; this is encoded by the coding sequence ATGGACTCCACCGGCAACCTCTTCGGCGATCGCCTCTTCACCAGCCTCGAGCGCACCGAGCCGGCCACCGGGATGCTGCTCGTCGCCGCGCCGGGCATGGCCTCGCCGGGGTTCGCCCGGTCCGTGATCTTCCTCATCGAGCATGACGCCACCGGCACCCTGGGCGTGGATCTGACCACCCGCTCGGAGACCCCGGTGCACAATGTGCTGGAGGACTGGGAGCCCCTGATGAGCAAACCGCCGGTGGTGTACATCGGCGGCCCGGTGAACCGCACCCAGCCGATCTGCCTGGGGGTCACCGCGCTCGGCGCGGAGCTGCCGGAGCAGCCCGACCCGGAGCTGGGCGGGGCGCCGGCGGCGCAGCGGCTGGCCAACCGCTTCGCGATCGTCAACCTCGGCGCCGAGCCCGGGGTCTTCGAGGGCCGCCTGGCCGGGGCGCGGCTTTTCGCCGGCTACGCGGGTTGGGCCCCGGGGCAGCTGCACGATGAGCTCGACCGCGGGGACTGGTACGTCGCCCCGGCGCTGCCCTCGGATGTGCTGGCCCCGGCCGGCGCCGACGTGTGGGGCGACGTGATGCGCCGGCAGGCCTGGCCGCTGCCGCTCTACGCCACCTACCCGGAGGACATCCGGGACAACTGA
- a CDS encoding CCA tRNA nucleotidyltransferase — MPRAAVLARADQAIAAESALLTPLAAAFEAAGAELHLVGGSVRDALLGRLGHDLDFTTGARPATVRAILEDWAPTVWDTGIEFGTLSAAKDGRQVEITTYRADVYDQVSRNPEVTFGEDLAGDLVRRDFRCNAIAVRLRGDGTREFVDPLGGFADVVDGVLDTPGAPEVSFGDDPLRMLRACRFTSQLGFRVADRVRAAMRAMAGEIRRITAERVQAELDKLILGADPAAGIDLMVDTGLAGHVLPEIPAMLMTVDEHRQHKDVYRHSLQVLRQAIAQEENGPDLVLRLAALLHDCGKPDTRAFRADGSVTFHHHEVVGAKLVRRRLRALKYPKRTVEEVSRLVYLHMRFHGYGEGRWTDSAVRRYVTDAGDQLDRLNMIVRADCTTRNRRKAARLARACDDLEERIAALAEQEDLARVRPDLDGNEIMALLGIPAGPEVGAAWRHLKELRLDRGPMDRAEAEAELLRWWRGRAGGPA; from the coding sequence CTGCCCCGCGCCGCGGTGCTCGCCCGCGCCGACCAGGCGATCGCCGCCGAATCGGCGCTGCTGACCCCCCTGGCCGCCGCCTTCGAGGCCGCCGGGGCGGAGCTGCACCTGGTCGGCGGCTCGGTGCGTGACGCCCTGCTCGGCCGGCTCGGGCACGACCTGGACTTCACCACCGGGGCCCGGCCGGCGACGGTGCGCGCGATCCTCGAGGACTGGGCGCCCACGGTGTGGGACACCGGGATCGAGTTCGGCACCCTCTCCGCGGCCAAGGACGGCCGCCAGGTGGAGATCACCACCTACCGGGCCGACGTCTACGACCAGGTCAGCCGCAATCCGGAGGTCACCTTCGGGGAGGACCTGGCCGGCGACCTGGTGCGCCGGGACTTCCGCTGCAACGCGATCGCGGTGCGGCTGCGCGGGGACGGCACCCGCGAGTTCGTCGACCCCCTCGGCGGCTTCGCCGATGTCGTCGACGGGGTGCTGGACACCCCCGGCGCCCCGGAGGTCAGCTTCGGCGATGATCCGCTGCGCATGCTGCGCGCCTGCCGCTTCACCAGCCAGCTGGGCTTCCGGGTCGCCGACCGGGTGCGCGCCGCGATGCGCGCCATGGCCGGGGAGATCCGCCGGATCACCGCGGAGCGGGTGCAGGCGGAGCTGGACAAGCTGATCCTGGGCGCCGACCCGGCCGCCGGGATCGACCTGATGGTGGACACCGGCCTGGCCGGGCACGTGCTCCCGGAGATCCCGGCGATGCTGATGACCGTCGACGAGCACCGCCAGCACAAGGACGTCTACCGGCATTCCCTGCAGGTGCTGCGGCAGGCCATCGCCCAGGAGGAGAACGGCCCGGACCTGGTGCTGCGCCTGGCGGCGCTGCTGCACGACTGCGGCAAACCCGACACCCGGGCCTTCCGAGCCGACGGCTCGGTGACCTTCCACCACCACGAGGTGGTGGGCGCGAAGCTGGTGCGCCGCCGGCTGCGCGCCCTGAAGTACCCCAAGCGCACCGTGGAGGAGGTCTCCCGGCTGGTGTACCTGCACATGCGCTTCCACGGCTACGGGGAGGGCCGGTGGACCGATTCGGCGGTGCGCCGCTACGTCACCGACGCCGGGGACCAGCTGGACCGGCTGAACATGATCGTGCGCGCCGACTGCACCACCCGCAACCGGCGCAAGGCCGCCCGGCTGGCCCGGGCCTGCGATGACCTCGAGGAGCGGATCGCCGCCCTGGCGGAGCAGGAGGATCTGGCCCGGGTGCGCCCGGATCTGGACGGCAACGAGATCATGGCGCTGCTGGGCATCCCGGCCGGCCCGGAGGTCGGCGCCGCCTGGCGGCATCTCAAGGAGCTGCGCCTGGACCGGGGCCCGATGGACCGGGCGGAGGCGGAGGCGGAGCTGCTGCGCTGGTGGCGGGGGCGCGCCGGCGGACCGGCATAA
- a CDS encoding NUDIX hydrolase — MSETEGEGRKAGSRRRRRRPRRRSGAPGSAGGAAGSGAGRGGAAGSGGGQPGGHGGGGAQGGGGKSGGGKTGGGGKPGGGGKSGGQGGGNRNRNRRRRSRPGQGKGQGQNRRGGNRPRPANRGGAQRRRGGAGTGQPRMRTSVETSAGGLVVSGLAEAVDADGHVDLARIYVALIGRVDRRGRLLWSMPKGHVEPGEDHGATAEREVWEETGIRGEVLAELGVIDYWFVSEGTRIHKTVHHHLLRFVDGAFNDDDPEVTEVQWVPVVGLVERLAYADERKLARRAHDLLPELARTERAAGRLTPR, encoded by the coding sequence ATGAGCGAGACCGAGGGCGAGGGCCGGAAGGCGGGGTCGCGGCGACGGCGCCGCCGGCCGCGCCGGCGCTCCGGCGCCCCCGGTTCCGCCGGCGGCGCGGCCGGATCGGGGGCCGGCCGGGGCGGGGCGGCGGGCTCCGGCGGCGGGCAGCCCGGCGGCCACGGCGGGGGCGGCGCGCAGGGCGGGGGCGGCAAATCCGGCGGCGGTAAAACCGGCGGCGGCGGCAAGCCCGGCGGCGGCGGCAAATCCGGCGGGCAGGGCGGCGGCAACCGCAACCGCAACCGGCGGCGGCGGTCCCGCCCCGGCCAGGGCAAGGGCCAGGGGCAGAACCGTCGGGGCGGCAACCGGCCGCGGCCGGCGAACCGGGGCGGGGCGCAGCGCCGCCGCGGCGGGGCCGGCACCGGGCAGCCCCGGATGCGCACCTCGGTGGAGACCTCCGCCGGCGGCCTGGTGGTCTCCGGGCTGGCGGAGGCCGTCGACGCCGACGGGCACGTCGACCTCGCCCGGATCTACGTCGCCCTGATCGGCCGGGTGGACCGGCGCGGCCGGCTGCTGTGGTCCATGCCCAAGGGCCATGTCGAACCCGGGGAGGATCACGGCGCCACCGCGGAGCGGGAGGTGTGGGAGGAGACCGGGATCCGCGGGGAGGTGCTCGCCGAACTCGGCGTCATCGACTACTGGTTCGTCTCCGAGGGCACCCGGATCCACAAGACGGTGCACCATCATCTGCTGCGCTTCGTCGACGGCGCCTTCAACGACGATGACCCGGAGGTCACCGAGGTGCAGTGGGTGCCGGTGGTGGGCCTGGTGGAGCGGCTGGCCTACGCCGACGAGCGCAAGCTCGCCCGGCGCGCCCATGATCTGCTGCCGGAGCTGGCCCGGACGGAGCGGGCCGCGGGAAGGCTGACCCCGCGATGA